Within Halorussus sp. MSC15.2, the genomic segment TGTTGAGGTACGTCGTGCGGTCGAGCGCCGGAATTTCGGTCCTGAGGTCGGTCGGGTTCACGTCTCCGGTCACGGGAACCACCTCCATAAACCTCCGCGACGCGGCGGTGTGACTAGCCGTTCGCCCCGGCCGAACTGAGTGCCATAGACGAGTTTTGTACATCAACATCTAGTAGAAAAATTTTAGTATGTGGTGGTAGCCAATACCATGGGAGAGGTGATTGAATGTTCATAATCGTGCCCTTCGATTACGCTTGCGCCCCCAATAGAGAATGTGAGTCGTAAGTGGGTAGTCGAGAAGCATCGGCCTCTGACTGAGTTTTGTGCGCCGAACAGTTCGTCCGCGGATTCGCCGAGGCGTTTCGGACATCGGTACCGAAAACCTACCCCCGACGACACGAGACCAATAGTCGGAGGCCCGGCGGACACGCGCCGGTCAAAGCGGTCCGTACGTATGGACAACTCTCGAGGCCATAAAATTTCCTAGCCTAGATTTATGTTCTAAAGAAACAAGTATCCTACAACGGAGGTGAGAAAATGTTCCTGTTCACACCGTTCAAGGTCGACTGCCCGCTCCCCGAGACCGAGTGCTGACGCCGACAGCACCGGCCAGTAGTACCGACTCCTGACCGATTTTCGCAGTCGAATCCCCACGTATCGACGGAATCGCCGAGATACCTCGGCGGCGGACTGGCGTTCTACGGTAACTGAACGACGGATATAGGTATCCATTTACTTAACGATTATATTTCGTTGTCTTCTGCTACGATTGCTGACCGAGCGACGGTGTCGATACGTCACCTCCTACGTAAATTCATGCTTCTACCCCAATCATCCACAATAGAGTGACGCTCTATCGAGTGATAGGAGGTACAAGCAACGCCTGCGTCCAATCCGCTCGAAATCGTCTGCGGTTACAACCAGTGTTTTCTCGCATAAGGTAGCTGACTCCGGTTTTTTGGACTCGACGCGCGTTTCTCGGCGGCGGGTGTCGGTCGAATCACGAGAATTATACTCCCACAGTCGCACCTGTCACGCATGCACATCGACCACGTCGGAATCGCCACCGAGGACGCCGCGGCCCTCGCCGACCTGTACGCCGACCTGTTCGACGCGCCGGTCGCCCACGAGGAGGAGTTCGACGGCCTGCGGGTCGTCTTCCTCGAATTCGGCGACAGCTACTTAGAACTGCTCGAACCCCTCGAAGACGGGACCGTCGCGCGCTACCTCGACGCGAACGGGCCGGGCATCCACCACGTCGCTCTCGAAACCGACGACATCGAGGCGGCGCTCGACACCGCGCGCGACCACGGCGTCGAACTGATAGACGACGAACCGCGGCCCGGCGCGTGGGGTCACGACGTCGCCTTCCTCCACCCCAAATCGACCGGCGGCGTCCTGATGGAGTTCGTAGAACACTGACGGCGCTTCTCGACGACACCGATAAACCGGGACGCACCCCGACAGCGTCCGAACTACGTACGTGAGATAGTGCGACGAGGCGGGCCGTCCGGAAGTGGCGCTTCCCGTGGCGAGAACTCGACGGTACCGACACCGAACGCGGGTAGAAGCGGTGTTCGGGGTCGCCGACGCACGGCGCGTCACGAATCGTCCGCGCGGACTCGTCGCAGCAGTTCCTTGACCTCCTCGACCGTGAGGTCGTAGTCGTCTGCGAGTTGTTCCGGCGAGGCACCGAGTCGGTTCTGACCGACCGGCACCTTCGTGGAACAGTTCGGACACGTCGCCCGCTGGAGCGACCCGCTGTACTCCCAGACGTACCCGCACCGATGGCATTGAAGGGTTGACAAGGGTACGTTCTCCAGTTATTCCTCCGAAAGGGAGTGTCCCCGAGGTCCGAAACGGAGGAGTAACTGTACCGCTCTAACGGGTCGGAAGGGGTGTCTCTCCGGCGCTACGCCTGCTGAGACCCTTGGCCCTGCGTCTGGTGGGCGCGCTGGCGTATCTCCTCGCGCAGGTGGTTCATGAGTTCCTCGCCGGAGGGCTGCTGGCTACTGCGGTTCATCGCCTCCTGTTCGACCTGTTCGGCCGCCTGCCGAACGCGGTCGGGTGCCCGGTTGCCGGTGACGCCCTCGTAGAGGTTGACCAGCCAGTCGGCACCTTGGCCCTCGATGGACTCTTGGAACTCCTCGGGCGACATCTGGCTCACGCCCTCGTCCCACTCGTGGGAGACGTTCTCCGAGATTTCGTTCTCGTTGACGCCGAGGAAGTTCGCCAGTCCGCGCCGATAGTCGTCCTGACTCTCGGTGACGCCCTGCTTCCACTGGTCTGCTGCTCGTTCGAGGTGCGATTCCCAGACGGCCATCGCTTCGAGTTCTTGCTGAAGTTCGTCTTCTCCTGCGGACATTGGAATCACGGGAGCGACCTGCTCCCGGTTGGTAGTAGAAGACGTTTGCGCATAAACATCCCACGGCCAGCATTCTTACATTTACAAAACCGAATTGTGATTATATTCGGGACGTTTAGTCGAGACCGGGTGACGGTAAGTTCTTTCGAAGGGACAATCCCGGAACCTGATTTCGATTCTACAACGTCCGGGAAGTATGTAGCCACCAGAGACAGCAGCGCGCCGAGTCCCGAATACTCGACTCGCCCGAGTCGAGTGACACTAGTGAGGAATTCGGATAGTAACTGCTACCGTTAGGTGGTGACGAGGTACGGAAACAGCGGGACGACCCGAGTCGTCCCGACTCCACGTGATTCCAATAGCAGGAGCGGTCAGAACGCCCCGTACCGTTTTAGTCTTTTTCGGCCAAAGAGCGTTACGGCCAACTGCGCTACTCGTCGTATTTGCGTACTACGCCGTGCAACGAATCAGTCTGCCGAACTCCGACTCGAAACGGCGTCGGTCGTCCACCCGACGACCGAGTGTCGTCGCTGGCCGAGCGAATCCATCTCGCTACTCGCTGACCGTCTGGCCGTAGTCCTCCATGAAGCGCTTCCCGTAGGCCTGCAGTCCCATCAGAAACTCGGCGGGGGTGAGACCCCTGTCGCGTGCGCGTTCGGCCGTCAATGCAAACTCCTGCAACATCCAGTCGAGGTCCTCGTCGTCCATGATGATTCTGGTGGTAACAGCTACCACTATTGTATATGTCTTTCGGTGATTCCACTGGGGAGAACCCGAGGTAGTCGGGCGTTTTGCGGATAACCCGTCCCAGAAGGGGACAGAGCGTTCTCGGTCGCACTCGGCCCGCTGTGGGACGACGACCGACGTGCCGTTGCACCACCGGCCGACCTCGGCAGACGACCGCGCGGCAACAAGACTGACAGACGTTCGTGTCGTTGAAGACGCGAGGAATCGAGCGCGACGTTCCTCGTGATTTCATGGCAGGGGACGATTCGGAGACAGCGTCCGAGGAGTTGATGGACGAAGCCGAGGCGATGGCGATGTGGGAACGACACCTCGAAAGCGCGACCGACCGCTGGCACGAAGGCGTTCGGGAGAGCGCCGAGGAGTACCGAGAAGGTCTCGCGGAGGGACTCGGCGTCGAACCCGAGGACGTGCCCGACGAGGCCGTCGAACACTGGCAGGAGAGCGTGATGGAGACCGGACCCGACGAGTTCGCCGCCTCGATTACCGGCGAGGGGACCGACTGGTTCACCGGCCTGTACGAGAAGGCCACCGGCGAACAACCTCCGCAAGCGGTCGAGGACGCCGCCCGCGACGTTAAACAGGAGGCCCTCGACCGGGTCGGCGACGACGCGAGCGACGAGGAGATAGCGAACGCCGTCCGGCAAGCGGTCCGGCGTCGGAGCGGCGACGCGACCGAGGAGTGAGCGTCGGCCCCAGTCGGTCGTTCGGAACGGCGAAAACCGGGGTCAATCGTTCGACGGCGAGTTGCCGTCGAAACGAGAGTATCGGAATGAGTGACGACGTCCTACGTCAGGGAGCGGGACCGAAGTTTTCGGCCTTGGCGTCCTCGGCGTCGACGTTCGCGGCGTCGAGCGCGGCGGTCGCCCGGTCGAGGAAGTCCGCGAACCCGTAGATGAACGTCTGGCCCTGCGCGTCCGCGAGGACTTCCAGCACGTCCTCGGAACTCACGTCGTCGGTGACGGCGACCGTCGCGCTCGCGTCGGCGAGCGCGGTCAGTCGCTCCTCGTGGGCGGGGTCGTCGTCCTCGTAGACCACCGTGACGGCCGCGCCGTCCGCGCTCGCGCGCTCGCCGATGCCGACCGCGGGACCGACTCCGGGTCCGCCCGCGAGGACGACGACACTCTCCTCGCCCTCGTAGTAGGCGTCGCCGAAGGGACCCGCGACTTCGACCGTGTCTCCGGCGTCGAGGTCGGCGAGGTAGGGGCTGAGCGACCCGTCGGGGTCGACCTCGACGGTGGTCTCGAAGGTCTCGTCGGCGTCCGGCGACGAGAGGGTGTAGTGGCGGGTGACCTCCTCGCCGTCTATCGTCGCGGCCAACTGGACGAACTGACCCGGGGCGGCGTCGAATTCCGCGGGCGTCTCCAGCGTGAGCGCGATGGTGTCGGTGCCGACCGTCTCGACCGAGCGGACCGCGACTTCGGTTCCGTCCATGGCAATCCCTTGCCGAGGCGCGACTAAAGAGCCTACGACTGCGGCCGCGAGTGGGTATCGGAAGTCATTGCCGGAGGGGCGCTTCAGAAGGTTTTTGATTTGGCATGGGTTACCGGCTAGTTAGGAATGCCAGACGACCTGAACTGGGCCATCGGCGGAGAGGCCGGCGATGGGATTGACTCTACCGGGAAAATTTTCGCGCAAGCGCTTTCCCGCGCAGGACGACACGTGTTCACTTCCAAGGACTTCGCGTCCCGAATCCGCGGTGGGTACACAGCCTACAAGATTCGAAGCTCGACCGACCGGGTCGAGAGCGTGGTGGACCGACTCGACATCCTCGTCGCGTTGACCGAACGCACCATCGACGAGAATCTCGACGAACTGCACGAAGGGAGCGTCATCATCTACGACGGTGAGCGCACCGAGATGCAGGACGTGGAGATTCCCGAGGGCATGATTGGACTCGACGTGCCGCTCCAGTCGCTCGCCGAGGAGGCCGGCGGGGCCATCATGCAGAACATCGTCGCGCTGGGCGCGGCCTGCGAGGTGACGAACTTCCCCATCGAGAACCTCGACTCCGCGCTGGAGAAGAAGTTCGGCTCCAAGGGCGAGTCCATCGTGGACAACAACAAGGAGGCCGCCCGGAAGGGTCAGGAGTACGTTCAGGCGGAGTACGACCACGAGTTCGAGTACGACCTCGACACCACCGACAACGACTACGTCCTGCTGAACGGCGACGAGGCCATCGGCATGGGCGCTATCGCGGCCGGATGCCGCTTCTACGCCGGGTACCCCATCACCCCGGCGACCGACGTGATGGAGTACCTGACGGGCCGCATCGAGCAGTTCGGCGGCGAAGTGGTGCAGGCCGAAGACGAACTCTCGGCCATCAACATGGCGCTGGGCGCTGCCCGCGCCGGTGCGCGGTCGATGACCGCCACCTCCGGACCGGGTATCGACCTGATGACCGAGACGTTCGGTCTCGTGGCGACCAGCGAGACGCCGCTGGTCATCGCCGACGTGATGCGCTCGGGTCCCTCGACCGGGATGCCGACCAAGCAGGAGCAGGGCGACCTCAACATGGCCCTCTACGGGGGTCACGGCGAGATTCCGCGGTTCGTCCTCGCGCCGACCAACGTCGCCGAGTGTTTCCAGAAGACCGTCGAGGCGTTCAACCTCGCCGAGAAGTACCAGACGCCGGTCTTCCTGCTCGCGGACCTCTCGATGGCCGTGACCGAGCAGACCTTCGAACCCGAGACGTTCGACATGGACGCCGTCGAAATCGACCGCGGGAAGGTCGTGGACGAGGACGAAATCGAGGCGTGGACCGACGAGAAAGACCGGTTCCAGCCCCACTTCTCGACCGCGGACGGCGTGAGTCCGCGGGCGTTCCCCGGGACGAAGAACGGCGCGCACATGTCCACCGGTCTCGAACACAACGCGCTCGGTCGCCGGACCGAGGACACCGACGTCCGCATCGAGCAGGTGGACAAGCGCAACCGGAAGGTCGAAACCGCCAAGGAAGAGGAAGACTGGAGTCCCCGGGAGTTCGGGGATTCGGACTCCGACAACCTCGTCATCTCGTGGGGGTCCAACGAGGGCGCGATGCGCGAGGCCCTCGAGTTCCTCGACGAGGAGGGCGTGGACGTTCGGTTCCTCTCGGTGCCCTACATCTTCCCGCGACCCGACCTCAGCGACGAAATCGAGGCCGCCGACGAGGTCATCGTCGTCGAGTGTAACGAGAGCGGGCAGTTCGCCGACATACTCGAACACGACGCACTTACCCGCGTCAAGCGCGTGAACAAGTACAACGGCATCAGATTCAAGGCCGACGAACTGGCAGACGACATCAAGTCGAGTCTCCAGAGCGAGGAGGTCACAGCATGAGTTCAGACGTTAGATTCACCGACTTCAAGTCCGACAAGCAGCCGACGTGGTGCCCGGGATGCGGCGACTTCGGCACGATGAACGGCATGATGAAGGCGCTGGCCAACACGGGTAACGACCCGGACAACACCTTCGTCGTGGCGGGCATCGGCTGTTCCGGCAAAATCGGCACCTACATGCACAGCTACGCGCTCCACGGCGTCCACGGGCGGGCGCTCCCCGTTGGCACGGGCGTGAAACTCGCCAACCCCGACCTCGAAGTGATGGTCGCGGGCGGCGACGGCGACGGCTACTCCATCGGCGCGGGTCACTTCATCCACGCGGTCCGCCGGAACGTGGACATGACCTACGTCGTGATGGACAACCGTATCTACGGGCTGACCAAGGGGCAGGCCTCGCCGACCTCTCGGGAGGACTTCGAGACCTCGACCACCCCCGAGGGTCCGAAGCAACCGCCGGTCAACCCCCTCGCGCTCGCCCTCTCGGCGGGCGGGAGTTTCATCGCCCAGTCGTTCTCCACTGACGCCCAGCGTCACACCGAAATCGTCCAGAAGGCCATCGAACACGACGGCTTCGGCTTCGTGAACGTCTTCAGTCCGTGCGTGACGTTCAACGACGTGGACACCTACGACTACTTCCGCGACTCCATCGTGGACCTCGACGACGAGGACCACGACCCGACCGACCGCGAGGCGGCCAAAGAGAAGATTCTCGACGCCGACAAGGAGTATCAGGGCATCCTCTACCAGAACGAGGAGAGCGTTCCTTACTCCGAACTCCACGGTCTCGACTCCAACATGGCCGACATCCCGGACGGCGCGCCCGAGGGCGCGATGGACCTCGTCCGCGAGTTCTACTGACGACCCGACCCGAATTCGGTCGTCGTTTCTCTTTCCTCTCGTCTCCCGTTCTCCACACCGATAGCCGAGCGCACCCCGCGAGACCCCACAAAGCGTATCCGGGGATGCGTCGTGCCGTAGTCCATGAATCGACGGGAGTTACTGGGGGCCGTCGGCGCGGGAGCGACCGGGGTGGCGGGCCTGCTCGGCACGCGAGCACGCTCGGCGGGAGAGGACGCCGGGACCATCACGACCGGAACGACCACCACGTCCGCCGAGGAGGACGGCTTCACCGGCATCGACTCGTCGGCCGACCGGCCGTTCGCGACGATTACGGTCGGGTCCCGCGAAGGCGTACAGAATCCGGAGAACAACCGTCCTCACGTCGTTCGCGTCTGGAACGACAGCCAGCAGGCCCGGACTGT encodes:
- a CDS encoding FAD-dependent oxidoreductase; the protein is MDGTEVAVRSVETVGTDTIALTLETPAEFDAAPGQFVQLAATIDGEEVTRHYTLSSPDADETFETTVEVDPDGSLSPYLADLDAGDTVEVAGPFGDAYYEGEESVVVLAGGPGVGPAVGIGERASADGAAVTVVYEDDDPAHEERLTALADASATVAVTDDVSSEDVLEVLADAQGQTFIYGFADFLDRATAALDAANVDAEDAKAENFGPAP
- the mce gene encoding methylmalonyl-CoA epimerase translates to MHIDHVGIATEDAAALADLYADLFDAPVAHEEEFDGLRVVFLEFGDSYLELLEPLEDGTVARYLDANGPGIHHVALETDDIEAALDTARDHGVELIDDEPRPGAWGHDVAFLHPKSTGGVLMEFVEH
- a CDS encoding 2-oxoacid:ferredoxin oxidoreductase subunit beta; this encodes MSSDVRFTDFKSDKQPTWCPGCGDFGTMNGMMKALANTGNDPDNTFVVAGIGCSGKIGTYMHSYALHGVHGRALPVGTGVKLANPDLEVMVAGGDGDGYSIGAGHFIHAVRRNVDMTYVVMDNRIYGLTKGQASPTSREDFETSTTPEGPKQPPVNPLALALSAGGSFIAQSFSTDAQRHTEIVQKAIEHDGFGFVNVFSPCVTFNDVDTYDYFRDSIVDLDDEDHDPTDREAAKEKILDADKEYQGILYQNEESVPYSELHGLDSNMADIPDGAPEGAMDLVREFY
- a CDS encoding 2-oxoacid:acceptor oxidoreductase subunit alpha, coding for MPDDLNWAIGGEAGDGIDSTGKIFAQALSRAGRHVFTSKDFASRIRGGYTAYKIRSSTDRVESVVDRLDILVALTERTIDENLDELHEGSVIIYDGERTEMQDVEIPEGMIGLDVPLQSLAEEAGGAIMQNIVALGAACEVTNFPIENLDSALEKKFGSKGESIVDNNKEAARKGQEYVQAEYDHEFEYDLDTTDNDYVLLNGDEAIGMGAIAAGCRFYAGYPITPATDVMEYLTGRIEQFGGEVVQAEDELSAINMALGAARAGARSMTATSGPGIDLMTETFGLVATSETPLVIADVMRSGPSTGMPTKQEQGDLNMALYGGHGEIPRFVLAPTNVAECFQKTVEAFNLAEKYQTPVFLLADLSMAVTEQTFEPETFDMDAVEIDRGKVVDEDEIEAWTDEKDRFQPHFSTADGVSPRAFPGTKNGAHMSTGLEHNALGRRTEDTDVRIEQVDKRNRKVETAKEEEDWSPREFGDSDSDNLVISWGSNEGAMREALEFLDEEGVDVRFLSVPYIFPRPDLSDEIEAADEVIVVECNESGQFADILEHDALTRVKRVNKYNGIRFKADELADDIKSSLQSEEVTA